The following coding sequences are from one Salvia hispanica cultivar TCC Black 2014 chromosome 3, UniMelb_Shisp_WGS_1.0, whole genome shotgun sequence window:
- the LOC125215731 gene encoding squamosa promoter-binding-like protein 2, producing the protein MEASSSKRAKAPPANVAHCLVDGCSADLSVCRDYHRRHKVCEAHSKTPRVTIEGREQRFCQQCSRFHSLVEFDEGKRSCRKRLDGHNRRRRKAQVRSGVDERVVSFNTAPPQIVAAGAGAGVVGYPWAGAVGKDENVVGGSLLQEQLSYMDNIQHQQLLMISNSSSSSSSSAFVSQNVMMECDGALSLLSSPPPAIDYHQTTSPTLHFPHQNVGSSHQTLSFMWD; encoded by the exons ATGGAAGCATCATCTTCAAAGAGGGCCAAGGCCCCCCCTGCAAATGTGGCTCATTGCTTGGTGGACGGATGCAGCGCGGATTTAAGCGTGTGCAGAGACTACCATAGGCGGCACAAGGTCTGCGAAGCGCACTCCAAGACCCCGAGGGTCACCATCGAAGGCCGAGAGCAGCGGTTTTGTCAGCAGTGCAGCAG GTTCCACTCCTTGGTGGAGTTTGATGAGGGGAAACGGAGCTGCAGGAAACGTCTAGATGGGCACAACAGGAGGCGTAGGAAGGCCCAGGTGCGTAGTGGAGTGGATGAGAGGGTCGTGTCATTCAACACCGCACCACCACAGATTGTAGCTGCTGGTGCTGGTGCTGGTGTGGTGGGATACCCTTGGGCCGGGGCGGTGGGGAAAGACGAGAATGTGGTCGGAGGCTCGTTGCTGCAAGAGCAGCTCAGCTACATGGATAATATTCAGCATCAGCAACTGCTAATGATCAGCAACAGcagctcctcctcctcttcctcagcCTTTGTGTCACAAAATGTGATGATGGAATGTGATGGTGCTCTCTCTCTTCTGTCATCGCCTCCTCCCGCCATCGACTACCACCAGACCACTTCTCCCACCTTGCATTTTCCCCACCAGAATGTGGGATCATCCCATCAAACTCTCTCCTTCATGTGGGACTAA
- the LOC125214068 gene encoding AP2/ERF and B3 domain-containing transcription factor At1g51120-like, with product MEEVSMISHTKLAEESSESANFPVSKRPKSTERFKGVVPQQTGHWGAQIYANHHRIWLGTFKSEASAAMAYDSAAMKLRSGDSRRNFPPTVLAPLELKFQSGLTTDSVLNMIRDGSYSTKFSDFLASQKKQGDEKLGLGFQLGLGFDSASDGNGEFSSTLLFQKELTPSDVGKLNRLVIPKRYAVKYFPGVPEEEQVQLEFYDRAMRVWKFRYCYWKSSQSFVFTRGWSRFVKAKGLRSNDSVAFYLYESRRLGRRFTVIDVAEKDGDFGEVVEEKEEEAKETLLCSSPSSNGTKVSFRLFGIEISNYV from the coding sequence ATGGAAGAAGTTAGCATGATTTCGCATACAAAGCTAGCAGAGGAGTCCTCGGAATCGGCCAATTTTCCGGTGTCGAAGCGGCCCAAATCGACCGAGCGGTTCAAGGGCGTTGTTCCGCAGCAGACCGGGCATTGGGGGGCGCAGATTTACGCGAACCACCACCGTATCTGGCTCGGGACGTTTAAGTCCGAGGCATCGGCCGCGATGGCTTACGACAGCGCGGCGATGAAGCTCCGTAGCGGAGATTCCCGCCGGAATTTCCCTCCGACGGTCCTCGCCCCTCTGGAATTGAAGTTCCAGAGCGGGCTCACCACGGACTCCGTGCTGAACATGATCCGGGACGGGTCGTATTCGACGAAATTTTCGGACTTTTTAGCTAGCCAGAAGAAGCAAGGGGATGAAaaattagggttagggtttcaattagggttagggtttgatTCGGCGAGCGACGGCAACGGGGAGTTTTCGAGCACGCTGCTATTCCAGAAGGAGCTGACACCGAGCGACGTGGGGAAGCTGAACCGGCTGGTGATCCCGAAGAGGTACGCGGTGAAGTACTTCCCGGGGGTGCCGGAGGAGGAGCAGGTGCAGCTCGAGTTTTACGATAGGGCGATGAGGGTGTGGAAGTTCAGGTACTGCTACTGGAAGAGTAGCCAGAGCTTTGTGTTTACGAGGGGGTGGAGCCGGTTCGTGAAGGCCAAGGGGCTGAGGTCGAACGATAGTGTCGCGTTCTACTTGTACGAGAGTCGGAGATTGGGGAGGAGGTTTACTGTGATTGATGTGGCTGAGAAAGATGGGGATTTTGGTGAAGTggttgaagaaaaagaagaagaagcaaagGAGACATTGCTTTGCTCATCTCCTAGTAGTAATGGGACTAAAGTGAGTTTTAGGCTTTTTGGTATTGAAATAAGCAATTATGTTTGA
- the LOC125212046 gene encoding probable DNA primase large subunit produces the protein MEIIGSRRKSFLSPAGHAAPTIPIYRSAPELEVRLEDFELYAVHRLRVLKGISDALSRGKKPNEMENVVKELLKVHMSHPEASQVMNKDIISHFVLRLVYCREEELRKWFLSMETTLFRYRFLLETSEAQIALMAEFDLPYKIITNAEYENVKDKLNKVARSMNSSVDTIYYKAPFEKVPDLVARREVFIMKGYAYVARTQVVSLIMTHYRSHLSKALILTNRKWTSMIREQEKDRLTPIVEALSTSYLGPDYSQPKDFGEISLRDIDQIARSSFPLCMRYLFEKLKEDHHLKHGGRMQLGLFLKGVGLKLDDALAFWKSEFSKKVGAERFDKEYAYGIRHNYGKEGKRTDYTPYSCQKIISSTPGVGDHHGCPYRHLREENLRAALNNMGVANRALEDVMDKVRNKHYQLACTLTFEAVHGASCDQGINHPNQYYSDSKTILESRNNSKGT, from the exons ATGGAAATCATCGGCTCACGCAGAAAATCCTTTCTATCTCCAGCAGGCCACGCCGCTCCGACTATCCCGATATACCGCTCGGCGCCGGAGCTCGAAGTCCGGCTCGAGGATTTTGAGCTGTATGCTGTCCACCGCCTTCGag TTCTCAAAGGAATTTCAGATGCACTATCCCGTGGGAAGAAGCCAAATGAGATGGAAAATGTG GTAAAGGAATTATTGAAGGTGCACATGAGTCACCCAGAAGCATCTCAAGTTATGAACAAGGACATCATTTCCCACTTTGTTCTACGCCTTGTCTACTGCAGAGA GGAGGAATTAAGGAAATGGTTCCTTTCAATGGAGACAACACTGTTTCGTTATCGGTTTCTACTTGAAACTTCTGAGGCTCAG ATAGCATTGATGGCAGAGTTTGACCTGCCCTACAAAATTATAACCAATGCAGAATACGAG AATGTTAAAGACAAATTGAACAAAGTGGCACGCTCAATGAATTCCAGTG TTGATACCATATATTACAAG GCGCCATTTGAAAAAGTTCCTGACCTTGTAGCAAGACGAGAAGTATTTATCATGAAGGGGTATGCTTATGTTGCTAGGACTCAG GTGGTTTCCCTCATTATGACACATTATCGCAGCCATCTTTCTAAAGCACTCATACTAACCAACAG aAAATGGACGTCTATGATCAGAGAGCAAGAGAAGGACCGCCTGACTCCT ATTGTCGAAGCCCTATCCACAAGTTATTTAGGTCCTGATTATAGCCAG CCAAAAGATTTTGGAGAGATATCTCTTAGAGACATTGATCAAATCGCCAGAAGTTCATTTCCTCTCTGCATGcgttatttatttgaaaag CTTAAGGAGGATCATCACTTGAAGCATGGAGGGCGTATGCAATTGGGTCTTTTTCTCAAG GGTGTTGGACTCAAGCTGGATGATGCCCTTGCATTTTGGAAATCagaattttccaaaaag GTTGGTGCTGAAAGATTTGACAAGGAATATGCATACGGAATACGACACAATTATGGAAAAGAAGGGAAGAGGACG GATTACACACCCTATTCATGCCAAAAGATAATATCATCAACACCAGGTGTAGGGGATCATCATGGGTGCCCTTATCGTCATTTAAg GGAGGAGAATTTGAGAGCAGCACTTAATAATATGGGAGTAGCTAACAGGGCACTTGAGGATGTGATGGATAAAGTGCGGAATAAACATTATCAG TTGGCATGTACCTTAACATTTGAAGCTGTGCATGGAGCATCTTGTGATCAGGGAATCAATCATCCAAATCAGTACTACAGCGACAGCAAAACAATTTTGGAATCCAGG AATAATTCAAAAGGGACTTAG